The Acidicapsa ligni genome has a window encoding:
- a CDS encoding alpha-L-fucosidase, whose protein sequence is MRLTRRKALQLIGGTIPAFAMRGVLAQASNDAIHPMSGKYTNTRESLKTYSIPDWFADAKFGIWSHWGPQSAIGAGDWYARNMYMEGSPQYEYHVKRFGPQSKFGYKDAIPLFTANKWDPDHLMDLYVKAGARYFFSMGVHHDNYDLWDSKFQPYWNSVSTGPKKDVVGMWAAAARKRGLKFGVSEHLSNSYDWLAPAHLSDTKGPFAGVPYDGANLKYADLYHDYSQESPDFAKHAEAMGRVAPDSWKKQYFLRVKDLVDQHQPDLLYTDGHIPFEEYGLGTVAEAYNVGGVSYRGGTESVYFSKTAEDCTVGTCVLDRERGVSDDIWPTPWQTDTCIGDWHYKAGQKYKTAKKVIDLLVDIVSKNGNLLLNFPLPASGELDADEVRTLNGITSWMAVNAEGIYATRPWKIYGEGASTKVVQKSVSFNEDDKPDLGPQDIRFTTKGKTLYAFVQGWPAGEVVIKSLSATGPQQSEKIVDVRMLGRDAACKFVQDESGLRVTLVGEKPQTADIGIGLRLRLV, encoded by the coding sequence ATGAGATTGACGAGACGGAAAGCACTGCAACTTATCGGCGGTACCATTCCTGCATTTGCAATGCGCGGCGTATTGGCGCAGGCATCGAACGATGCGATTCATCCAATGAGCGGTAAGTACACCAATACGCGTGAGTCTTTGAAGACTTACAGTATTCCGGATTGGTTTGCGGATGCGAAGTTTGGGATATGGTCGCATTGGGGTCCGCAATCGGCGATTGGCGCTGGTGATTGGTATGCGCGCAACATGTATATGGAGGGATCGCCGCAGTACGAATATCACGTCAAGCGTTTTGGGCCACAGTCGAAGTTTGGTTACAAGGACGCGATTCCGCTGTTTACGGCCAATAAATGGGATCCCGATCATTTGATGGATCTCTATGTGAAGGCTGGCGCGAGGTATTTCTTCAGCATGGGCGTTCATCATGATAACTACGATCTTTGGGACTCGAAGTTTCAGCCATATTGGAATTCCGTGAGTACTGGTCCGAAGAAGGATGTTGTTGGGATGTGGGCGGCGGCGGCGCGAAAGCGTGGCCTGAAGTTTGGCGTGAGCGAGCATCTATCAAACAGCTATGATTGGCTGGCTCCGGCACACCTTAGCGACACGAAGGGGCCGTTTGCAGGTGTTCCGTATGATGGTGCGAATCTCAAGTATGCCGATCTCTATCATGACTATTCGCAGGAATCACCTGACTTTGCGAAACATGCTGAAGCTATGGGGCGAGTGGCGCCGGATAGCTGGAAGAAACAATATTTTCTGAGAGTGAAGGATCTGGTAGATCAGCATCAACCGGATTTGCTTTATACGGATGGGCATATTCCGTTTGAAGAGTATGGGCTTGGCACTGTGGCGGAAGCTTATAACGTCGGTGGCGTGAGTTATCGCGGTGGCACGGAATCTGTCTACTTCAGCAAAACTGCGGAAGACTGCACTGTGGGAACCTGTGTTCTCGATCGTGAGCGCGGTGTTTCAGATGACATCTGGCCTACTCCGTGGCAGACGGATACGTGCATAGGCGACTGGCATTACAAGGCGGGACAAAAATATAAAACTGCGAAGAAGGTTATCGATCTTCTTGTCGATATCGTGAGCAAGAATGGCAATCTGCTGCTTAACTTTCCGTTGCCAGCTTCTGGAGAGTTGGATGCGGATGAAGTACGCACTTTGAATGGAATCACGAGTTGGATGGCGGTGAATGCAGAGGGCATTTATGCGACTCGTCCGTGGAAGATTTATGGCGAGGGAGCATCGACGAAAGTGGTGCAGAAGTCGGTGAGTTTCAATGAGGACGATAAGCCTGATCTGGGACCGCAGGATATTCGTTTTACGACTAAGGGCAAGACGCTGTATGCGTTTGTGCAGGGATGGCCAGCGGGTGAGGTCGTTATCAAGTCTCTGTCAGCGACTGGTCCACAGCAGTCAGAAAAGATAGTGGATGTGCGTATGCTGGGCAGGGATGCTGCGTGCAAGTTTGTGCAGGATGAGTCGGGGTTGCGCGTAACCCTGGTTGGGGAAAAGCCACAGACGGCTGATATTGGAATAGGGCTGCGGTTGAGGCTGGTGTAA
- a CDS encoding MaoC family dehydratase, with protein sequence MKVQEICFDEYKIGEQRVTSGRTITEADIVLHAGQTGDFYPHHMDEAWCRTQPFGRRIAHGTLILSVAVGMTAGDINPMAMSYGYDRVRFVRPVFLGDTIYVTATIREKRDDSKRPKHGIVVELVEVRNQGQQIVLACEHLYLVER encoded by the coding sequence ATGAAGGTGCAAGAGATTTGTTTTGATGAGTACAAGATTGGAGAACAGCGAGTTACAAGCGGTAGAACGATTACCGAGGCGGATATCGTTTTACATGCAGGACAGACGGGGGATTTCTATCCGCATCACATGGATGAAGCGTGGTGCAGGACGCAGCCATTTGGACGCAGGATTGCGCATGGAACGTTGATTCTGAGTGTTGCTGTAGGCATGACTGCTGGCGACATCAATCCAATGGCAATGTCTTATGGCTATGATCGTGTGCGGTTTGTACGGCCAGTCTTTTTGGGTGACACGATCTATGTGACTGCGACTATTCGCGAGAAGCGTGACGATTCGAAGCGTCCAAAGCATGGCATTGTGGTGGAGCTAGTTGAAGTTAGAAATCAGGGACAGCAAATAGTTCTGGCCTGTGAGCACTTATATCTTGTAGAGAGGTGA
- a CDS encoding ABC transporter substrate-binding protein, whose amino-acid sequence MTKSSPNLLRGITWKHTRGLLPMLATAQRFEEMNPDVQITWETRSLQSFADEPLEVLARHYDLLVIDHPSCGRAAALGFLTPLDEVISASFLLDQEQHSVGQSYASYDYEGHLWALPIDTAAPISAYRPDLLQKAGCAAPSTWQELMQLAQEGLVVAPGLAIDSLMNFFMLCLALGETPFTTQAHVVSASTGAEAMRLLRNLLQLCPAECMDANPIAIWNMLAKSDHVVYCPFAYGYSNYSRAGYAEHGIEAGDLVTFDGKPLQSTLGGAGLAISSQCSDITTAIAYAQYVAAEQCQKTLYFDAGGQPGHRTAWLDEEVNRRSNGFFKNTLPTLDRAWVRPRFDGYLDFQSDAGELLHNYLRHGGNEEHVLAEMNNLLQKARSSQRNETR is encoded by the coding sequence ATGACCAAGTCCTCACCGAACCTGTTGCGTGGAATCACATGGAAACACACCCGTGGACTGCTCCCCATGCTCGCCACGGCACAACGCTTCGAAGAGATGAACCCCGATGTGCAGATCACATGGGAGACGCGATCTCTACAATCCTTTGCCGACGAGCCCCTGGAGGTACTGGCAAGACATTACGATCTGTTGGTCATCGACCATCCCTCCTGCGGGCGCGCCGCAGCCTTGGGATTTCTTACACCTCTCGATGAAGTAATTTCAGCGTCGTTCCTGCTCGATCAGGAGCAGCATTCCGTCGGACAAAGTTATGCCAGCTACGACTACGAGGGACATCTATGGGCACTCCCAATTGATACCGCAGCACCCATCAGCGCATATCGTCCTGACTTGCTCCAAAAGGCCGGGTGCGCTGCCCCATCGACATGGCAAGAGCTGATGCAGCTCGCACAAGAGGGCCTGGTTGTTGCACCTGGATTAGCCATCGATAGCCTGATGAACTTCTTCATGCTCTGCCTCGCCCTGGGCGAAACTCCCTTTACAACTCAGGCCCATGTAGTCAGCGCATCAACTGGAGCAGAAGCGATGCGGCTGCTGCGAAATCTCCTCCAACTCTGCCCCGCAGAATGCATGGACGCGAATCCAATCGCGATCTGGAACATGCTCGCGAAAAGCGATCACGTAGTTTATTGTCCATTCGCTTATGGCTATTCGAACTACAGCAGAGCAGGCTATGCAGAGCATGGGATCGAAGCCGGAGACCTCGTGACATTCGATGGCAAGCCTTTGCAGTCAACGCTCGGCGGAGCCGGTCTCGCAATCTCCAGTCAGTGCAGCGATATAACCACCGCCATAGCATATGCACAATACGTTGCCGCAGAACAATGCCAGAAGACTCTGTATTTCGACGCAGGCGGTCAACCAGGGCATCGCACAGCATGGCTCGATGAGGAAGTAAACCGGCGGTCAAATGGATTCTTCAAGAACACACTGCCCACTCTGGATCGAGCCTGGGTTCGTCCCAGATTTGACGGCTATCTTGACTTTCAATCGGACGCCGGCGAGTTGCTGCATAATTATTTGCGTCATGGCGGAAACGAAGAACATGTCCTGGCAGAGATGAACAACCTATTGCAAAAGGCGCGTAGTTCGCAAAGAAATGAGACCCGATGA
- a CDS encoding CaiB/BaiF CoA transferase family protein: protein MKPLEGLLVIDLSQFLSGPSASLRLADLGARVVKIERPDTGDLCRHLYISNLELDGDSTLFHSINRNKESFVADLKEAAGLASVLGLIEKSDVVLHNFRPGVIEKLGLDYESLSIHHPKLIYGEISGYGRTGPWSKKPGQDLLVQSLSGLAWLNGDADQPPVPFGLAIADLYAGAHLCQGILACLVRRGITGKGGKVEVSLLESTLDFQFEVLTTFLNDGGKLPQRSHHNNAHAYLGAPYGIYATEDGYLALAMGSLTTLSTLLELPALLSYSGPKDAFDQRDEIKALLTEHLRQHTTEYWLARLEPNDYWCADVFTWPTLMDHPAFQALDMLQTVGRSEAVTMTTTRCPIRIDGGVLKSSRGAPRLGADTDALRKEFGLS from the coding sequence ATGAAACCACTGGAAGGTCTTCTGGTTATCGACCTGAGTCAATTTCTCTCCGGCCCTTCGGCCTCGCTGCGCCTGGCAGATCTAGGTGCCCGTGTCGTTAAGATTGAACGTCCGGACACCGGCGACTTATGCCGTCACCTCTATATCTCCAACCTCGAGTTAGATGGCGACAGCACACTCTTTCATTCCATTAATCGCAACAAAGAGAGCTTTGTCGCTGACCTCAAAGAGGCTGCAGGCCTGGCCTCTGTACTGGGCCTCATCGAAAAATCTGACGTAGTTCTTCATAACTTCCGCCCAGGTGTAATTGAGAAACTAGGCCTCGACTATGAAAGCCTGAGCATCCATCATCCAAAGCTCATTTATGGAGAGATCAGCGGATACGGTCGCACCGGCCCATGGTCCAAAAAGCCCGGGCAGGATCTTCTCGTGCAATCACTCTCTGGACTTGCATGGTTAAACGGAGATGCTGACCAGCCCCCGGTTCCCTTCGGCCTTGCCATCGCCGATCTCTATGCAGGCGCGCACTTATGCCAGGGAATTCTCGCCTGCCTCGTACGCAGAGGAATCACCGGTAAAGGCGGCAAGGTTGAAGTAAGCCTGCTTGAATCGACTCTCGATTTTCAGTTTGAAGTACTCACAACATTTCTCAATGATGGCGGCAAACTACCGCAGCGTAGCCATCACAACAATGCCCATGCATATCTAGGCGCGCCATACGGCATCTATGCCACAGAAGATGGTTATCTCGCGCTCGCCATGGGCTCGCTTACAACACTATCAACCCTGCTGGAACTGCCCGCCCTACTCTCCTACAGCGGACCAAAGGATGCATTTGATCAGCGCGATGAGATCAAGGCTCTCCTCACCGAACACCTGCGGCAACACACGACTGAGTATTGGCTAGCCCGACTCGAACCCAATGATTACTGGTGCGCCGATGTCTTCACATGGCCAACGCTGATGGACCATCCCGCCTTTCAGGCTCTGGATATGCTGCAGACCGTAGGCCGCAGCGAAGCAGTGACCATGACCACCACACGCTGCCCAATTCGGATCGATGGAGGAGTATTGAAAAGTTCGCGCGGAGCACCCCGTTTAGGTGCGGATACCGATGCACTGCGCAAGGAGTTTGGACTCTCATGA
- a CDS encoding IclR family transcriptional regulator, whose translation MSTTRSTRKNASIASHAKPEEMKSGKKSTYSVPALEKGLDILEALASAHVPQSLTLLARRLKRTPSELFRMLDTLEKRSFIARDPISDGYHLTLKLYELAHTHSPVDQLLKAAMIPMYELAEKIHESCHLCVLNGTTLVVIAQAESPEPVRLSVEVGDRVQPLRTASGRVLTAFLDEAEQTRLLSADATYTTRSKKERAELATQLKQIQREGFLLATSTRRTGLDASCIVGNPQIGVLAALGVPFLPGSANDGKERELIPIIQSYADRITSALGLTSAHAFMQEPYQ comes from the coding sequence ATGAGCACAACCAGATCCACTCGTAAAAATGCCTCCATAGCGTCCCATGCAAAACCTGAAGAGATGAAATCCGGCAAAAAATCCACCTACTCTGTACCCGCACTCGAAAAGGGCCTCGACATCCTCGAAGCCCTCGCATCAGCCCATGTTCCGCAATCATTAACGTTGCTCGCACGGCGTCTAAAGCGCACACCCAGCGAGTTATTTCGCATGTTGGACACGCTCGAAAAACGTTCCTTCATCGCTCGTGATCCCATCTCCGATGGCTATCACCTCACGCTCAAACTTTATGAACTTGCACATACGCACTCTCCCGTTGATCAACTCCTGAAAGCCGCAATGATCCCCATGTACGAGCTCGCGGAAAAGATTCATGAGTCATGTCATCTATGCGTTCTAAATGGCACCACGCTGGTCGTAATCGCCCAGGCCGAGAGCCCTGAACCCGTCCGATTATCAGTCGAAGTTGGCGACCGGGTTCAACCATTGCGCACCGCCTCAGGCCGCGTCCTTACTGCCTTTCTCGATGAAGCAGAGCAAACGCGTTTGCTCTCCGCAGATGCAACGTATACAACACGAAGCAAAAAAGAACGGGCAGAACTAGCCACGCAATTAAAACAAATTCAGCGAGAAGGCTTCCTGCTCGCCACCAGCACCCGCCGCACCGGACTCGACGCCTCCTGCATCGTTGGCAACCCGCAGATAGGAGTGCTCGCAGCTCTCGGAGTACCTTTCCTGCCCGGCTCCGCAAATGATGGGAAAGAGCGTGAACTCATTCCCATCATTCAAAGCTATGCGGACCGCATTACCTCAGCACTTGGCCTGACTTCAGCGCATGCATTCATGCAGGAGCCCTATCAATGA
- a CDS encoding ABC transporter substrate-binding protein has protein sequence MTTLRIALRKYIDFENAMAALIEKYTADNPGILIEAVPLDLETLYAELFNGDGLPSSKWDMAFVVTDWLADAVASGIIENLAPYMDTNPLPDWPDGWARSLIKPLDFEGKYYCIPWHDGPESLIYRRDLFESHAEQATFRTTYGYDLQPPQTWQQFEDIARFFTRPEAALYGTLFACYPDGHNTLYDFALQVWSRGGELHDNSGKPSLFTDQSVAALDFYRRIVRDPALCHPHSINFDSVQSGDNFLSGTIAMMVNWFGFASRAGCAGGALDGKVSLAPIPRDPGLLPASLSVFWNIAISSGSKHKQAAYDFLRFLAQPESDREAVRHGVVGVRLSTWRDPEVQRTVPAFREIESISHGARQLPRSPDLPEFAEIVNQIIVDALHTDESSSSILKRAQQTALEKNIHFQ, from the coding sequence ATGACCACTCTGCGAATTGCTCTTCGTAAATATATAGATTTCGAAAACGCGATGGCAGCCCTGATCGAAAAATACACAGCAGATAACCCAGGCATCCTCATCGAAGCTGTCCCACTCGATCTCGAAACGCTCTACGCAGAACTATTCAACGGCGATGGTCTCCCCTCAAGTAAGTGGGATATGGCTTTCGTCGTAACCGACTGGCTCGCCGATGCAGTTGCTTCGGGCATCATTGAAAATCTTGCTCCGTACATGGATACAAACCCGCTCCCGGATTGGCCGGATGGCTGGGCTCGCTCACTGATTAAGCCGCTTGATTTCGAAGGCAAATACTACTGCATCCCTTGGCATGATGGACCAGAAAGCCTCATCTATCGCCGCGATCTCTTCGAGTCTCATGCTGAACAAGCGACCTTTCGCACAACCTACGGTTACGATCTGCAACCACCTCAAACCTGGCAGCAGTTTGAAGATATAGCCCGCTTTTTTACCCGTCCTGAGGCAGCGCTCTATGGCACTCTGTTCGCCTGCTACCCGGACGGTCACAACACGCTATATGACTTCGCATTGCAAGTCTGGAGTCGTGGAGGTGAATTACACGATAACTCCGGCAAGCCTTCTTTGTTTACCGATCAATCAGTCGCGGCGCTCGATTTTTATCGCCGCATCGTGCGCGATCCTGCGTTATGCCACCCTCACTCAATAAACTTCGACTCAGTACAATCAGGAGACAATTTTCTCTCCGGAACCATCGCCATGATGGTGAACTGGTTTGGCTTTGCCTCACGTGCAGGCTGCGCAGGAGGAGCGTTGGACGGCAAAGTCTCTCTCGCTCCCATACCCCGTGATCCTGGCCTGTTGCCTGCCTCATTATCCGTCTTCTGGAACATTGCCATCAGCAGCGGATCAAAGCACAAGCAAGCCGCATACGACTTTCTACGATTCCTCGCTCAGCCAGAGAGCGATCGCGAAGCAGTGCGTCACGGCGTCGTAGGAGTACGTCTCTCCACCTGGCGAGATCCAGAGGTACAGCGCACAGTTCCCGCTTTCCGAGAGATTGAGTCCATCTCGCACGGCGCACGCCAACTGCCGCGTTCGCCCGATCTACCCGAGTTTGCCGAGATCGTAAATCAGATCATCGTGGATGCATTGCACACCGACGAATCCTCCAGCTCCATTCTCAAGCGAGCCCAGCAAACTGCACTTGAAAAGAACATTCACTTTCAATAA
- a CDS encoding GntR family transcriptional regulator → MVRIQKTNREESSLLVKQTLAKKLREEIIRGSLVPGQRIIEGSWARQFGVAQTSVREAINLLIGEGFVTKASGRSARVTSYTEADIAEIYELRGALEGLAARLVTQRKVDLAPLQEALKEMRRATKAGEIRRLIEADLRFHLCLCELSGNGFLQAQVSTLLVPLFAFVSMRAVQVHQTAKAWESDLGRHKRIIELISEGDPAAAEFTVRATMQQFAARAYGIWQEAR, encoded by the coding sequence ATGGTTCGTATTCAAAAAACAAATCGTGAAGAGTCGTCACTGCTGGTCAAACAGACGCTTGCCAAAAAGCTGCGTGAAGAGATTATTCGCGGTAGTCTTGTGCCCGGGCAGAGGATTATCGAGGGCAGTTGGGCTAGACAATTTGGAGTGGCGCAGACGTCTGTGCGAGAGGCGATTAACCTGCTTATTGGTGAGGGCTTCGTTACCAAGGCATCAGGGCGCAGTGCTCGTGTTACGTCTTATACGGAAGCGGACATTGCAGAGATTTATGAGTTGCGTGGAGCTCTTGAAGGACTAGCTGCTCGTCTCGTTACGCAGCGCAAGGTGGATCTGGCGCCATTGCAGGAAGCTTTAAAAGAAATGCGCAGAGCTACCAAGGCGGGCGAAATTCGACGGCTCATTGAGGCTGATCTGCGCTTTCATCTTTGCCTTTGCGAGTTGAGCGGAAATGGTTTTCTACAGGCGCAGGTCAGTACTCTACTGGTGCCGCTCTTTGCATTCGTCTCCATGCGTGCGGTTCAAGTACATCAAACGGCGAAGGCATGGGAGTCGGATCTGGGGCGTCATAAACGAATCATAGAGCTCATCAGCGAGGGCGATCCTGCTGCGGCTGAGTTTACCGTTCGGGCTACTATGCAGCAGTTTGCTGCCAGGGCATATGGGATATGGCAGGAGGCACGGTAG